A section of the Hyalangium minutum genome encodes:
- a CDS encoding ATP-binding protein codes for MSEQPYSQAALRALIEAFSHPIVVVTAPHLLWLANEAYLRLVGMSREQVEGQTFLNFVNQEERSRLAMRFQMFFDGQVPTSKTLRRLMPSADGRMHDVSTYSQEIKLEDGARGLLINIHEMPDRPPVLAIAERLVETSARLVSAHSAEDVRRVALEGLSSAGFRASFLSWDGRMMTSSAVEVPRTDASLAVEALSEGRAIYGGTNATEASHVYLPLGDARHGVLWVDGPGLDPAHGSALALFAKVVGTALSEARVQAERTRDQWELQALAEVARFVAQPVPPSPEAFLERLTALLSADAALLLIQEKPQAALAPVAHFGLRAEEPGKMALSLGHVLADAAMKAERGRLSGPSEELALREVSGGRFGSGAAVRITRGGKVCGTLQLLRAPGKPFQVQDLRLLGTLVELLVTLLEQHRLRAESARQLSETKLLLELARTTAGVLDPAGILDVAADFLVRLLDVSNCYILLYEEPAKVLRGAASSATHRDFFRSVKIPLDGDSLSAHVARHRRPIAIEDLEMTPGGYNDELARRFEEKAVLGLPMTSRDELIGVVIVDDTRGPRMFGPEIIELAEATCGQLALSIANARLYESLWMSYAELAAARAEMVKRERLAALGELSAIVAHEVRNPLGVINNAVTTLRRLLKVQGDAAMLLDILSEESDRLNRIVADLIDYARPRDPILQPEEVSRVLYDALEAARGLAGPGAMAVTFRVEVEPELPPVHIDRRQIRQALVNMAVNAVHAMPQGGEVTVRARRELHDNRDHVRIDISDKGMGIPPELLHRVFEPFFTTKAQGTGLGLAVVRRILDEHRGEISVDSAPGRGTTFTIRLPFLPPSLQ; via the coding sequence ATGAGCGAGCAACCCTACAGCCAGGCAGCCCTGCGCGCCCTGATCGAGGCCTTCAGCCACCCCATCGTCGTGGTGACGGCCCCTCACCTGCTGTGGCTGGCGAACGAGGCCTACCTCCGCCTGGTCGGCATGTCTCGCGAGCAAGTGGAGGGCCAGACCTTCCTGAACTTCGTCAACCAGGAGGAGCGCAGCCGGCTGGCGATGCGCTTCCAGATGTTCTTCGACGGGCAGGTCCCCACCTCCAAGACCCTCCGGCGCCTGATGCCCTCCGCGGATGGGCGGATGCACGATGTGTCCACTTACTCGCAAGAGATCAAGCTTGAGGACGGCGCGCGCGGGCTCCTCATTAACATTCACGAGATGCCCGATCGCCCCCCTGTGCTGGCCATTGCAGAGCGCCTGGTGGAGACCTCCGCCCGGCTCGTCAGCGCGCACTCCGCGGAGGACGTGCGCCGTGTCGCCCTGGAGGGGCTCTCGTCCGCTGGCTTCCGCGCGAGCTTCCTCAGCTGGGATGGGAGGATGATGACCTCCTCGGCCGTGGAGGTTCCCCGCACCGATGCGTCGCTGGCCGTCGAGGCGCTCAGTGAGGGGCGCGCCATCTACGGAGGCACGAACGCCACCGAGGCGAGCCACGTCTACCTCCCTCTGGGCGATGCGCGGCACGGCGTGCTGTGGGTGGATGGGCCGGGGCTCGATCCGGCGCACGGCTCGGCGCTGGCGCTCTTCGCCAAGGTGGTGGGCACCGCGCTCTCCGAGGCGCGGGTGCAGGCTGAGCGCACGAGAGATCAGTGGGAGCTGCAGGCGCTGGCGGAGGTGGCGCGCTTCGTTGCCCAGCCCGTGCCTCCCAGCCCCGAGGCCTTCTTGGAACGGCTGACGGCGCTGCTCTCCGCGGACGCAGCCCTGCTGCTGATCCAGGAGAAGCCTCAAGCCGCGCTGGCCCCCGTCGCGCACTTCGGTCTCCGGGCCGAGGAGCCGGGCAAGATGGCGCTCTCCCTGGGGCACGTCCTCGCCGACGCGGCGATGAAGGCCGAGCGGGGAAGGCTCTCGGGACCGTCCGAGGAGCTGGCGCTCCGTGAGGTCTCGGGAGGCAGGTTCGGCAGTGGCGCGGCGGTGCGCATCACCCGCGGTGGCAAGGTGTGCGGCACGCTCCAACTGCTGCGCGCGCCCGGCAAGCCCTTCCAGGTGCAGGACCTGCGGCTGCTGGGCACCCTGGTCGAGCTGTTGGTGACGCTGCTCGAGCAGCACCGCCTGCGCGCCGAGTCCGCGCGGCAGCTCTCCGAGACCAAGCTGCTGTTGGAGCTGGCCCGGACCACGGCGGGCGTGCTGGACCCGGCGGGCATCCTGGATGTGGCGGCGGACTTCCTCGTCCGCCTGCTGGACGTGTCCAACTGCTACATCCTCCTCTACGAGGAGCCTGCCAAGGTGCTGCGAGGCGCCGCCAGCTCCGCCACCCACCGCGACTTCTTCCGCTCGGTGAAGATTCCTCTGGATGGGGACAGCCTGTCGGCCCACGTCGCCCGGCACCGCCGCCCCATCGCCATCGAGGACCTGGAGATGACGCCCGGCGGCTACAACGACGAGCTGGCCCGACGCTTCGAGGAGAAGGCCGTCCTCGGGCTGCCGATGACGTCCCGGGACGAGCTCATCGGCGTGGTCATCGTGGACGACACCCGGGGGCCGCGCATGTTCGGCCCCGAGATCATCGAACTGGCGGAAGCCACCTGTGGCCAGTTGGCCCTCTCCATCGCCAACGCGCGCCTGTACGAGTCGCTGTGGATGTCCTACGCGGAGCTGGCCGCCGCCCGTGCGGAGATGGTCAAGCGCGAGCGCCTGGCCGCCCTGGGCGAGCTGTCCGCCATTGTCGCCCACGAAGTGCGCAACCCCTTGGGCGTCATCAACAACGCCGTCACCACGCTGCGACGTCTGCTCAAGGTGCAGGGCGATGCGGCCATGCTGCTGGACATCCTCTCGGAGGAGAGCGACCGGCTCAACCGCATCGTCGCGGACCTCATCGACTACGCCCGGCCGAGAGACCCCATCCTCCAGCCGGAGGAGGTGAGTCGCGTGTTGTACGACGCGCTCGAGGCGGCCCGAGGGCTGGCCGGTCCCGGCGCCATGGCCGTCACGTTCCGGGTCGAGGTCGAGCCCGAACTGCCGCCCGTGCACATCGACCGTCGGCAGATTCGGCAGGCGCTCGTCAACATGGCCGTCAACGCTGTCCACGCCATGCCTCAGGGCGGCGAGGTGACGGTGCGCGCCCGCCGGGAGCTGCACGACAACCGAGACCATGTGCGCATCGACATCTCGGACAAGGGCATGGGCATCCCCCCCGAGCTGCTTCACCGGGTGTTCGAGCCCTTCTTCACCACCAAGGCTCAGGGCACCGGCCTGGGGCTCGCCGTGGTCCGCCGCATCCTGGATGAACACCGGGGCGAAATTTCTGTCGATAGCGCTCCAGGCCGTGGCACGACCTTCACGATCCGGCTACCCTTCCTTCCACCTTCTCTCCAGTGA
- a CDS encoding sigma-54-dependent transcriptional regulator yields MDDQHNMRKTTALVLSTEGYSVFQAGTGQEALDLLAKHSVDVLLTDLKMEPMDGLLLLKKAMEVAPRLQVIVMTAFGSIDSAVEAMRLGAYDYITKPFKDGVLRHRVELALERSRLLSQVNLFADEFNQRHNLNALVGASPAMRELKSRLLRVAQSDATVLIQGESGTGKELVARALHTHSRRSSKPFVPVNCAAISESLLESELFGHAKGAFTGAVKARRGLFEEADGGTLFIDEVTETSPAFQSKLLRALQEGEVRRVGESTSVRVDVRIVAATNRDIEVEVREKRFRQDLYYRLNVVTLRVPPLRERLEDVQDLAKHFLKRANERNSRPRSLSSSSVAHLMDYSFPGNVRELENLVEQAAALAEGDELMPEDFPVRAQGQLTPTSAELASAARAPGSPTHTLAEVVEEAERRAILQALERHQKDLARVADELGVSSTTLWRKMKRIKLPETGPGSDPQGK; encoded by the coding sequence GTGGACGACCAGCACAACATGCGCAAGACCACTGCTCTGGTCTTGAGCACCGAGGGCTACTCCGTCTTTCAGGCCGGCACGGGGCAGGAGGCGCTCGACCTGCTGGCCAAGCACAGCGTGGATGTGCTCCTGACGGACCTGAAGATGGAGCCCATGGACGGCCTGTTGCTGCTGAAGAAGGCGATGGAGGTTGCGCCCCGGCTGCAGGTCATCGTCATGACGGCCTTCGGCTCCATCGACAGCGCGGTGGAGGCCATGCGGTTGGGGGCGTACGACTACATCACCAAGCCCTTCAAGGACGGGGTGCTGCGCCACCGCGTGGAGCTGGCGCTGGAGCGCTCGCGGCTGTTGTCCCAGGTGAACCTGTTCGCCGACGAGTTCAACCAGCGCCACAACCTCAATGCGCTGGTGGGCGCCAGCCCCGCCATGCGCGAGCTGAAGAGCCGCCTGCTGCGCGTGGCCCAGAGCGATGCCACTGTGCTGATTCAGGGCGAGAGCGGTACCGGCAAGGAACTGGTGGCGCGCGCGCTGCACACCCACAGCCGGCGCAGCTCCAAGCCCTTCGTGCCCGTCAACTGCGCCGCCATCTCCGAGAGCCTGCTGGAGAGCGAGCTGTTCGGCCACGCCAAGGGCGCCTTCACCGGCGCAGTGAAGGCCCGGCGCGGCCTCTTCGAGGAGGCGGACGGCGGCACCCTCTTCATCGACGAGGTGACGGAGACCAGCCCCGCCTTTCAGTCCAAGCTGCTGCGCGCGCTGCAGGAGGGCGAGGTGCGCCGCGTGGGCGAGTCCACTTCGGTGCGCGTGGACGTGCGCATCGTCGCCGCCACCAACCGCGACATCGAGGTGGAAGTCCGCGAGAAGCGCTTCCGGCAGGACCTGTACTACCGCCTCAACGTGGTGACACTGCGGGTGCCCCCGCTGCGCGAGCGCCTGGAGGACGTCCAGGACCTGGCCAAGCACTTCTTGAAGCGCGCCAACGAGCGCAACTCCCGGCCCCGGAGCTTGTCCTCCTCGTCCGTGGCACACCTGATGGACTACAGCTTCCCGGGCAACGTTCGCGAGTTGGAGAACCTGGTGGAGCAGGCCGCCGCGCTGGCCGAGGGCGACGAGCTCATGCCCGAGGACTTCCCGGTCCGCGCCCAGGGGCAGCTGACGCCCACTTCCGCGGAGCTGGCCAGCGCCGCGAGGGCTCCGGGCAGCCCCACGCACACCCTGGCCGAGGTGGTGGAGGAGGCCGAGCGCCGCGCCATCCTCCAGGCCCTGGAGCGCCACCAGAAGGACCTGGCCCGCGTGGCCGACGAGCTGGGCGTTTCCTCCACGACGCTCTGGCGCAAGATGAAGCGAATCAAATTGCCAGAGACGGGCCCGGGGAGCGATCCTCAGGGCAAGTAG
- a CDS encoding GNAT family N-acetyltransferase, with protein sequence MALRPGTPADYAVFARLFLELGVREPPPSPEVWAAELMPLTQFHDGPQGPVAYVAADVLGDLGYVVQLVVDGAAQRQGLGRRMMQEVAAHFRARGCTRWGLNVKRDNTAALALYGSFGMKPLREAVSLTVSRAQVAALPAAPESLQVVPVVESEWAPLTAAFQMMPEKLARFSKRASHQLLRLHQPGALEPMRLGMMDLRQGGVLFPFFAATPGHARALLEDAFRRSGVEALHVAVTDDAPLAEVLRAAGAAVVMETLQLQGLLAS encoded by the coding sequence ATGGCACTGAGGCCTGGCACTCCCGCGGACTACGCAGTCTTCGCTCGGCTCTTCCTGGAGCTCGGGGTGCGCGAGCCGCCTCCTTCTCCCGAGGTGTGGGCCGCGGAGCTCATGCCCCTCACGCAATTCCATGATGGGCCTCAGGGACCCGTGGCGTACGTGGCGGCGGATGTGCTGGGGGACCTGGGCTACGTGGTGCAGCTCGTGGTGGATGGGGCCGCCCAACGGCAGGGGCTGGGCCGGCGGATGATGCAGGAGGTGGCGGCGCACTTCCGGGCCCGAGGCTGCACACGCTGGGGCCTGAACGTGAAGCGGGACAACACCGCGGCGCTCGCGCTCTATGGCTCCTTCGGCATGAAGCCGCTGCGTGAGGCGGTGTCGCTGACGGTCTCCCGGGCCCAGGTGGCGGCGCTCCCCGCCGCGCCCGAGAGCCTCCAGGTGGTGCCCGTGGTGGAGTCCGAGTGGGCACCGCTCACGGCGGCCTTCCAGATGATGCCGGAGAAGCTGGCGCGGTTCTCGAAGCGGGCTTCGCACCAGTTGCTGCGGCTGCACCAGCCCGGAGCTCTCGAGCCGATGCGCCTGGGGATGATGGACCTGCGTCAGGGGGGGGTGCTCTTTCCGTTCTTCGCGGCCACGCCGGGACATGCGCGCGCGCTGCTCGAGGACGCCTTCCGCCGCTCGGGTGTCGAGGCGCTCCACGTGGCCGTGACGGACGACGCGCCGCTCGCGGAGGTGCTGCGGGCCGCGGGGGCGGCCGTTGTCATGGAGACGCTCCAACTGCAGGGGCTGCTGGCCTCGTAG
- a CDS encoding NADH-quinone oxidoreductase subunit N gives MNLPNITSADFLPLLPAILLVAGACVLLLSEVFLSATSSRAYQAVLTAGTAALGGILSVWLMFQPAQKVFLGYAVLDPFSSFLSLILCVGLGLAALSSAGFLHRRGAERGEFYALMMFATAGMSLLAISNELITIFVNIEVLSIGTYALTSYLRRGTRPSEAGFKYFILGAFSSAVLLYGAALLYGATGTTMLSQLTQNLGQAVVDHKALVYCGVILVASGFAFKVAAVPFHMWTPDVYEGAPTPVTALMSAGVKAAAFAALVRVFLSVSKGMDPQVPFIIFSTLAFLTMIVGNLLAIPQRNVKRMLAYSSIAHAGYLLVGVAALFVTHPKAGFSLLGSTALNEGATLDVAKAQADALRGILFYLLAYTVTAVGAFALVSALERREDEDKGTAWDLDRFSGLAQRRPGWAFAMAAFMLSLGGIPPTMGFMGKLLIFRSAVDTGLIGLAIVGVLSSAAGVYYYLRVVVYMFMRPVPEGAHTLERNWGTELTLVLSTAAVVVLGILPGSLTEWLTQAGSLFGGQ, from the coding sequence ATGAACCTGCCCAACATCACCTCGGCAGACTTCCTCCCGCTGCTGCCGGCCATCCTCCTGGTGGCCGGAGCGTGCGTCCTGCTGCTCTCGGAGGTCTTCCTCTCCGCCACCTCGTCGCGCGCCTACCAGGCGGTGCTGACCGCGGGAACCGCCGCCCTGGGCGGCATCCTCTCCGTGTGGCTGATGTTCCAGCCGGCGCAGAAGGTGTTCCTCGGGTACGCGGTGCTGGATCCGTTCTCCAGTTTCCTCTCGCTCATCCTCTGCGTGGGCCTGGGGCTGGCCGCCCTGAGCTCCGCGGGCTTCCTGCACCGGCGCGGCGCCGAGCGCGGTGAGTTCTACGCGCTGATGATGTTCGCCACCGCAGGCATGAGCCTGCTGGCCATCTCCAACGAGCTCATCACCATCTTCGTCAACATCGAGGTGCTCTCCATCGGCACCTATGCCCTTACCTCATACCTGCGCCGCGGCACGCGGCCCAGCGAGGCGGGCTTCAAGTACTTCATCCTGGGTGCGTTCTCCTCGGCGGTGCTGCTGTACGGCGCGGCGCTGCTCTACGGGGCCACCGGCACCACGATGCTGTCCCAGCTGACCCAGAACCTGGGCCAGGCGGTGGTGGACCACAAGGCGCTGGTGTACTGCGGCGTCATCCTGGTGGCCTCGGGCTTCGCCTTCAAGGTGGCCGCCGTGCCCTTCCACATGTGGACGCCGGACGTGTACGAGGGCGCGCCCACCCCTGTCACCGCGCTCATGAGCGCCGGCGTGAAGGCCGCGGCCTTCGCCGCCCTGGTGCGCGTGTTCCTCTCGGTGAGCAAGGGCATGGATCCGCAGGTGCCCTTCATCATCTTCTCCACGCTCGCGTTCCTGACGATGATCGTCGGCAACCTGCTGGCCATCCCGCAGCGCAACGTGAAGCGCATGCTGGCGTACTCCTCCATTGCCCACGCCGGCTACCTGCTGGTGGGCGTGGCCGCCCTCTTCGTCACCCACCCCAAGGCGGGCTTCTCGCTGCTGGGCTCCACCGCGCTCAACGAGGGCGCCACGCTGGACGTGGCCAAGGCCCAGGCGGACGCGCTGCGCGGCATCCTCTTCTACCTGCTGGCCTACACCGTCACCGCCGTGGGCGCCTTCGCCCTCGTCTCCGCGCTCGAGCGCCGCGAGGATGAGGACAAGGGCACGGCGTGGGACCTGGACCGCTTCAGCGGGCTCGCGCAGCGCCGGCCGGGCTGGGCGTTCGCGATGGCCGCCTTCATGCTCTCGCTGGGCGGCATCCCTCCCACCATGGGCTTCATGGGCAAGCTGCTCATCTTCCGCAGCGCCGTGGACACGGGCCTCATCGGTCTGGCCATCGTGGGCGTGCTCTCCAGCGCGGCCGGCGTGTACTACTACCTGCGCGTCGTCGTTTACATGTTCATGCGGCCCGTGCCCGAGGGCGCTCACACGCTGGAGCGCAACTGGGGCACCGAGCTCACCTTGGTGCTCTCCACCGCTGCCGTGGTGGTGCTGGGCATCCTCCCGGGCTCGCTCACCGAGTGGCTCACTCAGGCTGGCAGCCTCTTCGGAGGCCAGTAG
- a CDS encoding complex I subunit 4 family protein, translating into MGFFDTHLLNIVIFLPLVFAALVVLLPQGEHGQIRTVTLIGMLVDLVFGVWAYLRYLPGGPEFQLEYRVPWFTEFGLSYHVGMDGIAASLLLLTVFLGPLVVLASQTYISHRIKEFHLALLVLQTTMLGALVSLDVLLFYVFFEAMLIPMYLMVGVWGAEDRQMAAVKFFLYTLAGSLLMLVAIVAVYFIAGGAGERSFDYASIYNALLGANQELARCTAAGSCDNVSGLARTLHTWGPVMFAAFAIAFAIKVPMWPVHTWLPDAHVQAPVAGSMILAGVMLKMGTFGFWRFAIPLFPVATQQARPLLATLSVVGIVYGALMCLAQRDIKKLIAYSSVSHLGYCMLGMLALTAEGATGSAYQMLNHGVSTGALFLLFGFLYERRHTRLMADFGGIAKVMPVYTASFLIITFSSVAVPGTNGFIGEFLVLLGTFKSSLHPAFGVFATTGVILGAAYMLWMVQKVFFGSLTHRENQFLPDINLREFVTVAPFLVLVLVMGLQPQPFLDRLAPSTNRFIARASVGTPGATPDQNQLPIQVMPLPAEKTAAAPLRPSSPLAAAPAAVLPTAQQ; encoded by the coding sequence ATGGGCTTCTTCGACACCCACCTGCTGAACATCGTCATCTTCCTGCCGCTCGTGTTCGCGGCCCTGGTGGTGCTGCTGCCCCAGGGTGAGCACGGGCAGATCCGCACCGTCACGCTCATTGGCATGCTGGTGGACCTGGTGTTCGGGGTCTGGGCCTATTTGCGCTACCTGCCGGGCGGCCCCGAGTTCCAGCTCGAGTACCGCGTGCCGTGGTTCACCGAGTTCGGGCTGAGCTACCACGTGGGCATGGACGGTATCGCGGCGAGCCTGCTGCTGCTCACCGTGTTCCTCGGGCCCCTCGTGGTGCTGGCCTCGCAGACGTACATCAGCCACCGCATCAAGGAGTTCCACCTAGCGCTGCTGGTGCTCCAGACGACGATGCTGGGCGCGCTGGTGTCGCTGGACGTGCTGCTCTTCTACGTCTTCTTCGAGGCGATGCTCATCCCCATGTACCTGATGGTGGGCGTGTGGGGCGCCGAGGATCGCCAGATGGCGGCGGTGAAGTTCTTCCTCTACACCCTGGCCGGCTCGCTGCTGATGCTGGTGGCCATCGTCGCGGTGTACTTCATCGCGGGCGGCGCCGGTGAGCGCTCGTTCGACTACGCCTCCATCTACAACGCGCTCCTAGGTGCCAACCAGGAACTGGCCCGCTGCACCGCCGCGGGCTCGTGTGACAACGTCAGCGGCCTGGCTCGCACGCTCCATACTTGGGGCCCGGTGATGTTCGCCGCGTTCGCGATCGCCTTCGCCATCAAGGTGCCGATGTGGCCGGTGCACACGTGGCTGCCGGATGCGCACGTGCAGGCACCCGTGGCGGGCTCCATGATTCTGGCCGGCGTCATGCTGAAGATGGGCACCTTCGGCTTCTGGCGCTTCGCCATCCCGCTGTTCCCGGTGGCCACCCAGCAGGCCCGTCCGCTGCTCGCCACGCTGTCGGTGGTGGGCATCGTCTACGGCGCGCTGATGTGCCTGGCGCAGCGGGACATCAAGAAGCTCATCGCCTACTCGTCCGTGAGCCACCTGGGCTACTGCATGCTGGGCATGCTGGCGCTCACCGCCGAGGGCGCCACGGGCAGCGCGTACCAGATGCTGAACCACGGCGTGTCCACGGGCGCGCTGTTCCTCCTGTTCGGCTTCCTCTACGAGCGCCGCCACACCCGCCTCATGGCGGACTTCGGTGGCATCGCCAAGGTCATGCCGGTGTACACGGCCTCGTTCCTCATCATCACCTTCTCCTCGGTGGCGGTGCCGGGCACCAACGGCTTCATCGGTGAGTTCCTGGTGCTGCTGGGCACCTTCAAGAGCAGCCTGCACCCGGCGTTCGGCGTGTTCGCCACCACGGGCGTCATCCTCGGCGCGGCGTACATGCTGTGGATGGTGCAGAAGGTGTTCTTCGGCAGCCTCACCCACCGCGAGAACCAGTTCCTGCCGGACATCAACCTGCGCGAGTTCGTCACTGTGGCGCCCTTCCTGGTGCTGGTGCTCGTCATGGGCCTGCAGCCGCAGCCCTTCCTGGACCGCCTGGCGCCCTCCACCAACCGCTTCATCGCCCGCGCCAGCGTGGGCACCCCGGGCGCCACGCCGGACCAGAACCAGCTGCCCATCCAGGTCATGCCGCTGCCCGCCGAGAAGACGGCGGCCGCACCCCTCCGTCCCTCCAGTCCGCTCGCCGCCGCTCCGGCCGCCGTCCTCCCGACGGCCCAGCAGTAA
- the nuoL gene encoding NADH-quinone oxidoreductase subunit L — protein MDFSSLLKTAPIAPDVLSQSLWMIIALPLLGAFICGVFGKMLGRANVHLIACSAVAGSFVLAVLAFWATSHTDSGVPVSVMNTFGGSPARYALWNDLGTWFSAGDFRVNFGLLVDHLSGTLLLVITGVGFLIHLYSTSYMEHDEGYWRYFAYLNLFVAMMLTLVMADNLVLLFVGWEGVGMASYLLIGFWYNDAAKAWAGRKAFITNRIGDFAFLIATFLIVILVGAFSRQASDADLQPVGSTTGRYVAGLDQRGPVTFQGLETFARAMPEASGAVKLDTPINSGPLEGRTYGGVLTVAMLLFLLGAAGKSAQLPLYVWLPDAMAGPTPVSALIHAATMVTAGVYLFSRMSFLLVLSPTAMAAIAIVGAATSLLAALIAFAQDDIKKVLAYSTVSQLGIMFMGVGMGVFWAAVFHLVTHAFFKACLFLGAGSVMHGNGDETDIKKLGGVRKEMFWTWLTFFIATAAITGIIPLSGFFSKDAIFHGVHHNHLHGLEWVSKVLYPVGVGIAMCTAFYMTRLYLLTFEGKRSPEAKLAHAHESSWYMTLPLFILAVLSIGSAVYAFALLPNSPQALMENFLSPVFNAANRIASQAGTVELDTSKPTFGDYGFAWVCVTIGGAVAAFLYLKFFPSWGEKPAPAFARVVRRVAQNKFYVDELYEFLIIRPVKFMSFVLFRVVDALLIDTVAVRGTAWVTARVGSALRYLQTGDAQAYAAVMALALLGGVLYAILKVF, from the coding sequence ATGGACTTCTCCAGTCTCCTCAAGACCGCGCCCATCGCCCCGGACGTGCTGTCGCAATCGCTGTGGATGATCATCGCCCTGCCGCTGCTGGGCGCGTTCATCTGCGGCGTGTTCGGCAAGATGCTGGGCCGGGCCAACGTACATCTCATTGCCTGCTCCGCCGTGGCAGGCTCCTTCGTGCTGGCGGTGCTGGCGTTCTGGGCCACCAGCCACACGGACAGCGGCGTGCCCGTGTCCGTGATGAACACCTTCGGCGGCTCGCCGGCGCGCTACGCCCTGTGGAATGACCTGGGCACGTGGTTCAGCGCGGGCGACTTCCGGGTGAACTTCGGGCTGCTGGTGGACCACCTGTCCGGGACGCTGCTGCTGGTCATCACCGGCGTGGGCTTCCTCATCCACCTGTACTCCACCAGCTACATGGAGCACGACGAGGGGTACTGGCGGTACTTCGCGTACCTCAACCTGTTCGTCGCGATGATGCTGACGCTGGTCATGGCCGACAACCTCGTCCTGCTCTTCGTGGGCTGGGAGGGCGTGGGCATGGCGAGCTACCTGCTCATCGGCTTCTGGTACAACGACGCGGCCAAGGCGTGGGCGGGCCGCAAGGCGTTCATCACCAACCGCATCGGCGACTTCGCGTTCCTCATCGCCACGTTCCTCATCGTCATTCTGGTGGGCGCCTTCTCGCGTCAGGCCAGCGACGCGGACCTGCAGCCGGTGGGCAGCACCACGGGCCGGTATGTGGCCGGCCTGGACCAGCGCGGCCCCGTCACCTTCCAGGGCCTGGAGACCTTCGCTCGCGCCATGCCCGAGGCCAGCGGCGCGGTGAAGCTGGACACGCCCATCAACTCGGGGCCGCTCGAGGGCCGCACCTACGGCGGCGTGCTCACGGTGGCCATGCTGCTGTTCCTCCTGGGCGCGGCGGGCAAGAGCGCCCAGCTGCCCCTGTACGTGTGGCTGCCGGACGCCATGGCCGGCCCGACGCCGGTCTCCGCCCTCATCCACGCGGCGACGATGGTCACCGCGGGCGTCTACCTGTTCAGCCGCATGAGCTTCCTGCTGGTGCTCAGCCCCACCGCCATGGCGGCCATCGCCATCGTGGGCGCGGCCACCTCGCTGCTGGCGGCGCTGATCGCCTTCGCGCAGGACGACATCAAGAAGGTGCTGGCCTACTCCACCGTGTCCCAGCTCGGCATCATGTTCATGGGCGTGGGCATGGGCGTCTTCTGGGCGGCGGTGTTCCACCTCGTCACCCACGCGTTCTTCAAGGCGTGTCTGTTCCTCGGCGCCGGCAGCGTGATGCACGGCAACGGGGACGAGACGGACATCAAGAAGCTGGGCGGGGTGCGCAAGGAGATGTTCTGGACGTGGCTCACGTTCTTCATCGCCACGGCGGCCATCACCGGCATCATCCCGCTGTCCGGCTTCTTCTCGAAGGACGCCATCTTCCACGGCGTGCACCACAACCACCTGCACGGCCTGGAGTGGGTGTCCAAGGTGCTCTACCCGGTGGGCGTGGGCATCGCGATGTGCACGGCCTTCTACATGACGCGCCTGTACCTGCTGACGTTCGAGGGCAAGCGCTCGCCCGAGGCCAAGCTGGCGCACGCGCACGAGAGCTCCTGGTACATGACGCTGCCGCTGTTCATCCTGGCGGTGCTCAGCATCGGCTCGGCGGTGTACGCGTTCGCGCTGCTGCCCAACTCGCCGCAGGCGCTGATGGAGAACTTCCTCAGCCCGGTGTTCAACGCGGCCAACCGCATCGCCAGCCAGGCGGGCACGGTGGAGCTGGACACCAGCAAGCCCACCTTCGGCGACTACGGGTTCGCCTGGGTGTGCGTGACGATTGGCGGCGCGGTGGCGGCGTTCCTGTACCTGAAGTTCTTCCCGTCCTGGGGAGAGAAGCCGGCCCCGGCCTTCGCGCGCGTGGTGCGCCGGGTGGCGCAGAACAAGTTCTACGTGGATGAGCTTTACGAGTTCCTCATCATCCGCCCGGTGAAGTTCATGAGCTTCGTGCTCTTCCGCGTCGTGGACGCGCTGCTCATCGACACGGTGGCGGTGCGCGGCACGGCATGGGTCACGGCTCGCGTGGGCAGCGCGCTGCGCTACCTGCAGACCGGTGATGCGCAGGCCTACGCCGCGGTCATGGCGCTGGCCCTGCTGGGCGGTGTGCTCTACGCAATCCTCAAGGTGTTCTAA
- the nuoK gene encoding NADH-quinone oxidoreductase subunit NuoK, with translation MYPIPWLALFLAAALFCLGMFGVLVRRNALVVFMCVELMLNAANLTFLAFARMRGDDIGHISAFFVIAVAAAEAAVGLAIVIAVFRSRGSVNIEDIKTMKH, from the coding sequence ATGTACCCCATCCCCTGGTTAGCCCTGTTTCTGGCCGCCGCGCTGTTCTGCCTCGGCATGTTCGGCGTGCTGGTGCGCCGCAACGCCCTGGTGGTGTTCATGTGCGTGGAGCTGATGCTCAACGCGGCGAACCTGACGTTCCTCGCCTTCGCGCGCATGCGCGGTGACGACATCGGCCACATCTCCGCCTTCTTCGTCATCGCGGTGGCCGCCGCCGAAGCCGCCGTGGGCCTGGCCATTGTCATCGCCGTGTTCCGCAGCCGAGGCAGCGTGAACATCGAAGACATCAAGACGATGAAGCACTGA